A part of Pectinatus sottacetonis genomic DNA contains:
- a CDS encoding sigma-54-dependent transcriptional regulator: MKRIDKIYEYIKEAADNEEIQEKGLTAMQIADHLNILRSNVSRELNELYRQKKIEKLPGRPVKYLYTNSVGEKSADNRIVGKEPEKPLDTAFCNFIGSSLKGQIDQAKAAIIYPPDGLHTLILGETGVGKTLFAHMMFEYGCQVGRFKADAPFITFNCADYYNNPQLLISHIFGHIKGAFTGADTNAVGLIESADQGVLFLDEVHRLPPEGQEMIFYFMDTGTFNRLGETKRERKARVLIICATTENPDSVLTRTFKRRIPNIIEIPPLSERPIEEKLEIIKLLFLKESLCVKRPIKVSGDAIKALIGSIGPGNVGQLESNIRLLCAKGLLNIKKRKYIDINYQMLPQQIKSGILSMSTKRMDMAAISATIGNEFYVTPDNKKKLPKEVEDDKFNLYQMVEDKIKVLKNEGIADDVVQQVIIADVNAYLKDFYIKQKQNVTLSVRDRLLKIVDADMVDFTQQVADLVAVKVKLISKERFLYAFALHLSSLFARIKEKKQFRNSLSGMVNTATPEFEIAKEIKKMIEDHYNVDIAASETEYFAMLLQSLKEEDITDKIVIAVAMHGNYTASSVCDVARKLFSATKVELIPFDMPLECRPNEMLKRIVEKLRGINCSQGVLLMADMGSLCNFGPLIKEKLGIPVMTINMVTTPLVLEAMRKVDMAGVTLPAVYDSLKSFGGYDDNTIVTSDTKSDVIITICNSGEGTAEKLKHMIRDILVNAGIVHIKVIPISLYDMQDNIKKLSENYNIIASVGIVDPQINAPFIPLETILSGKDNALLCHLPAARNFSSKHIENNNVVLRRLCIDALNEMLLYLNPDKVVNLLLSFTDELERLFSAEFSNAQKLKIVVHTACALEREVTHNDISYNSKLIGKIEQKDLAKVKKAAGIFKRILQLTLKDDELCYIAAML; this comes from the coding sequence ATGAAACGTATTGATAAAATATATGAATATATAAAAGAGGCTGCTGATAATGAGGAAATACAGGAAAAAGGATTGACTGCTATGCAGATAGCTGACCATCTGAATATATTACGCAGTAATGTCAGCCGTGAACTTAATGAACTTTACCGCCAGAAAAAAATAGAAAAATTGCCTGGGCGGCCGGTTAAGTATCTTTATACCAATAGTGTGGGTGAAAAGTCGGCAGATAATAGAATTGTTGGGAAAGAACCAGAAAAACCACTTGATACAGCTTTTTGCAATTTTATCGGCAGTAGTTTGAAAGGGCAGATAGATCAGGCTAAAGCGGCAATTATTTATCCACCTGATGGATTGCATACCCTTATACTAGGGGAAACAGGGGTAGGTAAAACGCTGTTTGCTCATATGATGTTTGAATATGGTTGTCAAGTCGGAAGGTTTAAAGCAGATGCGCCGTTTATTACATTTAACTGTGCTGACTATTATAATAATCCGCAATTATTGATATCGCATATTTTTGGTCATATAAAAGGTGCTTTTACCGGCGCTGATACTAATGCTGTAGGACTTATTGAATCAGCTGATCAGGGTGTTTTATTTTTAGATGAAGTACACAGACTGCCACCAGAAGGACAGGAAATGATATTTTATTTTATGGATACGGGTACTTTTAACAGGTTAGGTGAGACAAAGCGAGAGCGCAAGGCCCGCGTATTGATAATTTGTGCTACGACAGAAAATCCTGATTCGGTCCTGACACGTACATTTAAGCGGCGTATTCCTAATATTATTGAAATACCACCATTATCTGAGCGTCCAATAGAAGAAAAATTGGAAATTATTAAGCTGTTATTTTTAAAAGAATCGCTGTGTGTTAAAAGACCGATAAAAGTTAGCGGTGATGCTATAAAAGCATTGATCGGAAGCATTGGTCCAGGAAATGTTGGGCAATTAGAATCTAATATACGTTTATTGTGCGCCAAGGGTTTGCTTAATATAAAAAAACGTAAATATATAGATATAAACTATCAGATGCTGCCGCAGCAGATCAAGTCAGGCATACTCTCAATGAGCACTAAACGTATGGATATGGCAGCAATATCAGCTACTATTGGCAATGAATTTTATGTGACACCTGATAACAAGAAGAAATTACCTAAGGAAGTTGAAGATGACAAATTTAATTTGTATCAGATGGTGGAAGATAAAATAAAAGTTTTAAAAAATGAAGGCATTGCTGATGATGTAGTGCAGCAGGTCATCATTGCAGATGTAAATGCATATTTAAAAGATTTTTATATAAAACAAAAACAAAACGTCACGTTATCTGTCAGAGACAGGTTATTAAAGATTGTTGATGCGGATATGGTAGATTTTACACAGCAGGTAGCTGATCTTGTGGCAGTAAAAGTAAAACTTATTTCCAAAGAGAGGTTTTTATATGCTTTTGCTCTTCACCTTAGTTCATTATTTGCCAGGATAAAAGAAAAAAAGCAATTTCGTAATTCATTGTCTGGCATGGTCAATACAGCTACACCAGAATTTGAGATTGCAAAAGAAATAAAAAAAATGATTGAAGATCATTATAACGTTGATATAGCTGCATCTGAAACGGAATATTTTGCAATGCTGTTACAGTCCTTAAAGGAAGAGGACATAACCGATAAAATTGTAATTGCTGTAGCAATGCACGGTAATTATACGGCAAGCTCAGTTTGTGATGTTGCCCGCAAATTGTTCAGTGCTACAAAAGTGGAACTAATACCTTTTGATATGCCACTGGAATGTAGACCCAATGAAATGCTTAAACGTATTGTAGAAAAGCTTAGGGGAATTAATTGCAGTCAGGGTGTGTTGCTCATGGCAGATATGGGCTCCTTATGTAACTTTGGTCCGCTGATAAAAGAAAAACTGGGCATTCCTGTAATGACCATAAACATGGTAACTACACCTTTAGTTTTGGAAGCTATGCGGAAAGTGGATATGGCGGGAGTGACGCTGCCTGCTGTATATGATTCATTGAAAAGCTTTGGTGGCTATGATGATAATACTATTGTTACCAGCGATACTAAAAGTGACGTTATTATTACAATATGCAACTCTGGAGAAGGCACGGCTGAAAAACTTAAACATATGATCCGGGATATTCTGGTAAATGCTGGTATAGTGCATATTAAAGTTATACCTATAAGTTTATACGATATGCAAGATAACATAAAAAAATTATCAGAGAATTACAATATTATAGCCTCTGTGGGAATAGTTGATCCGCAGATAAATGCACCTTTTATTCCATTGGAAACAATATTGAGCGGTAAGGACAATGCCCTACTATGTCATTTGCCGGCAGCTCGTAATTTTTCGTCTAAACATATTGAAAATAATAATGTTGTTTTGCGTCGTTTATGCATTGATGCATTAAATGAAATGTTGTTGTATTTAAACCCGGATAAAGTGGTAAATCTATTGTTATCATTTACAGATGAACTGGAGAGGCTTTTTTCCGCAGAATTTTCTAATGCCCAAAAATTGAAAATAGTAGTGCATACCGCATGTGCATTGGAAAGAGAAGTAACACACAATGATATAAGCTATAATAGTAAGTTGATAGGAAAAATCGAACAAAAAGATTTAGCTAAAGTAAAAAAAGCTGCAGGTATTTTTAAACGGATATTACAGCTTACCTTAAAAGATGATGAGCTTTGCTATATCGCAGCAATGCTGTAA
- a CDS encoding DsrE family protein — translation MLKVVFHINELNKWEMTLGNIKNLFKDAGQEKSQVSLVANGEAVRIITMAKKDKAASAILYDIKILSSKNVKMFFCHNALRGNDIETSIVPEYIEVVPAGITKLIYLQQNGCAYIKP, via the coding sequence ATGTTAAAAGTAGTATTTCATATTAATGAACTGAATAAATGGGAAATGACTTTAGGAAATATAAAAAACTTGTTTAAAGATGCTGGACAGGAAAAATCCCAGGTTAGTCTGGTCGCTAACGGTGAAGCGGTAAGAATTATAACTATGGCGAAAAAAGATAAAGCAGCAAGTGCTATATTGTATGATATAAAAATTTTATCTAGCAAAAATGTTAAAATGTTTTTTTGTCATAATGCCTTACGGGGAAACGATATAGAAACTTCAATTGTGCCTGAATATATAGAAGTAGTACCAGCCGGTATTACAAAGCTGATTTATTTGCAGCAAAATGGTTGTGCTTATATAAAACCATAG
- a CDS encoding TrkH family potassium uptake protein: MLRTSKKILTTSILSPYQILVLSFASVIFIGTLFLMLPISSANGQSLSLINALFTSTSAVCVTGLSVVDTGHYFSYFGQTILIILIQIGGLGVTTITMIIAVIAGRQIRLKNRLLMQESLNLLTFAGVVRLLISIVIETFIIEFIGGTILAVCFYKDFGIKGIYFGYWHSISAFCNAGFDIFGGSGIYTYIHSPIVTLTLCTLIIIGGIGFGTIEELKQRFWYKTRYRLTLHTKVVLSTTAILLLVGTVFIFILEYNNGSTIGALNPLNKIMASFYLAVTPRTAGFTLLNIGSLGNATLFLIIILMFIGGSPGSTAGGIKTTTFAVIFSSILNIMRGREDLVIFQRRLESDLIMKALALFFVSSAFVVTATMYLCITEHFAFIKILFEVVSAFATVGLSTGITPELSNSGKVVLMVIMLIGRVGASTFTLSLALKRKKTRVHHPFGKISIG; this comes from the coding sequence ATGTTACGTACAAGTAAAAAAATATTGACTACCAGTATCTTAAGTCCTTATCAAATACTGGTTTTAAGTTTTGCCTCCGTCATTTTCATCGGCACACTCTTTCTTATGCTGCCCATTTCTTCAGCAAATGGGCAAAGTTTGTCTCTTATCAATGCTCTGTTCACTTCTACTTCCGCGGTTTGTGTTACAGGTCTTTCTGTTGTTGATACTGGCCATTATTTTTCTTATTTTGGCCAGACAATTCTTATTATATTAATCCAGATAGGTGGTCTGGGCGTTACAACTATAACGATGATTATAGCTGTTATTGCCGGTCGTCAGATTCGCCTAAAAAACAGGCTGCTAATGCAGGAATCATTGAATTTATTGACTTTTGCTGGTGTTGTAAGACTATTGATAAGTATTGTAATAGAAACATTCATCATTGAATTTATTGGCGGAACAATTTTAGCTGTCTGTTTTTATAAGGATTTTGGCATAAAAGGAATTTATTTTGGCTATTGGCACTCCATATCAGCTTTTTGTAATGCAGGTTTTGACATTTTCGGTGGCTCCGGCATATACACATATATCCATTCACCGATTGTAACACTTACTCTATGTACTCTTATAATCATTGGAGGAATCGGGTTTGGCACAATAGAAGAGCTCAAGCAACGTTTCTGGTATAAAACCCGCTACCGTCTTACATTGCATACCAAGGTTGTTCTATCAACAACTGCCATTTTATTATTAGTGGGTACTGTATTTATTTTTATCTTAGAATATAACAATGGGTCCACTATTGGTGCATTGAATCCATTGAATAAAATTATGGCATCATTCTATTTAGCAGTTACGCCGCGTACTGCTGGTTTTACTCTGCTTAATATTGGTTCACTGGGAAATGCCACTTTATTTTTAATAATAATTTTAATGTTTATCGGTGGTTCACCCGGTTCAACGGCCGGTGGTATAAAAACAACTACTTTTGCTGTTATTTTTTCCTCCATCCTCAACATAATGCGTGGCCGAGAAGATCTTGTCATTTTTCAGCGCCGCCTCGAATCTGATCTTATTATGAAAGCTTTGGCTCTGTTTTTTGTATCATCTGCATTTGTTGTAACTGCCACAATGTATCTCTGTATCACTGAACATTTTGCCTTTATAAAAATACTTTTTGAAGTCGTATCTGCTTTTGCTACTGTTGGCCTCTCCACGGGAATTACACCAGAATTATCAAACAGCGGCAAGGTCGTCCTCATGGTTATCATGCTCATTGGCAGAGTTGGTGCTTCTACCTTCACCCTGTCACTAGCATTAAAAAGGAAAAAGACCCGCGTGCACCATCCTTTCGGAAAAATAAGTATCGGCTAA
- a CDS encoding mannose/fructose/sorbose PTS transporter subunit IIB, translating to MKIVLARIDDRLIHGQVATVWAKVTKCQRIIVCDDEVAADNIRSTLLKQVAPPGIKSSVVSVDKAVRVYNNPKYENDKCLLLFTNPTSVLRMIEAGVDIKSVNIGGMSFKEGKRQVSGAISVDEKDEEAFKKLNEKGIELECRKVDTDKKVNIMDLLKK from the coding sequence ATGAAAATTGTGTTAGCCCGTATTGATGACAGACTGATTCATGGACAAGTTGCTACAGTTTGGGCAAAGGTTACTAAATGTCAGCGCATAATTGTTTGTGATGATGAAGTGGCTGCTGATAATATTCGTTCAACACTGTTAAAACAGGTAGCTCCTCCCGGAATAAAATCTAGTGTTGTAAGTGTTGATAAAGCGGTTCGTGTGTATAATAACCCTAAATACGAAAATGACAAATGTCTGCTTTTATTTACCAATCCTACAAGTGTATTGCGTATGATTGAAGCAGGTGTCGATATTAAAAGCGTTAATATTGGCGGGATGAGTTTTAAAGAAGGAAAACGTCAGGTAAGCGGTGCAATATCTGTTGATGAAAAAGATGAAGAAGCTTTTAAAAAGCTTAATGAAAAAGGTATAGAACTTGAATGTAGAAAAGTTGATACTGATAAAAAAGTTAATATCATGGATCTGCTTAAAAAGTAA
- a CDS encoding TIGR03915 family putative DNA repair protein yields the protein MHYQYDGSFLGFLSVIYQAYHDGTSHVEKIENLSAGPTLFGNEKNISLNTAHSEKVLKSLYQQCGARATHILYYAFMAEQPEREMILFYYICCAFRYKKTFAQQKYDPWIQQVEHWSLKTSNERHRMLGLIRFNELEEGMMYANIHPDYNIVPLLAGHFTNRMPNERWAIHDLHRHIAAYYDKQNVVIADVTEPERNIKYSQNEEEFRSIWYRYYCHIAIKERTNPALQRSFMPKKYWPYLTEMNYSKQKTL from the coding sequence TTGCATTATCAATATGATGGCTCTTTCTTAGGTTTTTTATCGGTTATTTATCAAGCATATCACGACGGCACAAGCCATGTCGAAAAAATAGAAAACTTATCTGCCGGACCAACATTATTCGGAAATGAAAAAAATATTTCTTTAAATACCGCTCATTCAGAAAAAGTTCTTAAATCACTATACCAGCAATGCGGTGCCCGTGCTACTCATATCCTATATTATGCATTTATGGCTGAACAACCTGAGCGGGAAATGATTCTTTTTTATTACATATGCTGTGCTTTCCGCTATAAAAAAACTTTTGCCCAGCAAAAATATGATCCCTGGATACAACAAGTCGAACACTGGTCATTAAAAACCAGTAATGAACGTCATCGCATGCTGGGCCTCATCCGCTTCAATGAACTTGAAGAGGGAATGATGTATGCCAATATACATCCTGATTACAATATTGTTCCACTACTAGCAGGACATTTTACCAACAGAATGCCTAATGAAAGATGGGCAATACATGACCTGCACCGGCATATAGCAGCATACTATGATAAACAAAACGTAGTAATTGCCGATGTTACCGAACCAGAAAGAAATATAAAATACAGCCAAAACGAAGAGGAATTTCGCAGCATATGGTACCGTTATTATTGTCATATTGCAATAAAGGAAAGAACTAATCCCGCTCTCCAACGTTCGTTTATGCCTAAAAAATACTGGCCATATCTTACTGAAATGAATTATTCCAAGCAAAAAACACTCTAA
- a CDS encoding PTS mannose/fructose/sorbose transporter subunit IIC, producing MEISSAQLIAIFIVSGIAGMGSVLDELQTHRPLIACTLTGAILGDMTTGIIIGGTLEMIALGWMNIGAAMAPDAALASTISTILVIAGHQSIGAGIAIAMPLAAAGQVLTILCRTITVFFQHRADGFAKDGNLRGIDICHLGALVLQGLRVAIPTILVAMYIGTGAVQSMLDAIPPVVTGGLQVAGGFIVVVGYAMVINMMQANYLMPFFFLGFVIAAFTNFNLVAFGVIGLVLAIVYIQLNPKYSKPAVASAPSGNANNGNDDDLDDDLDD from the coding sequence ATGGAAATTAGTAGTGCTCAACTTATCGCAATATTTATTGTATCAGGTATCGCAGGAATGGGGAGCGTGCTTGATGAACTTCAGACACATCGTCCGCTTATTGCCTGCACACTTACAGGTGCTATCCTGGGTGATATGACAACAGGTATTATTATTGGTGGTACATTGGAAATGATTGCTTTAGGCTGGATGAACATTGGTGCAGCAATGGCACCTGATGCAGCCTTGGCATCGACGATTTCAACAATTTTGGTTATTGCCGGACATCAAAGTATAGGAGCAGGGATTGCCATTGCTATGCCATTAGCTGCTGCCGGTCAGGTTCTGACTATTTTGTGCCGTACAATAACAGTGTTTTTCCAGCATAGGGCTGATGGATTTGCCAAAGATGGAAATTTGCGGGGCATAGATATATGCCATTTAGGAGCTTTGGTTCTTCAGGGACTTCGCGTGGCTATCCCTACAATCTTAGTGGCTATGTATATTGGTACTGGTGCTGTTCAATCAATGCTGGATGCCATTCCCCCTGTAGTTACTGGTGGCCTTCAGGTTGCCGGTGGATTTATCGTAGTAGTAGGTTATGCTATGGTTATTAATATGATGCAGGCAAATTATTTAATGCCGTTCTTCTTCCTCGGTTTCGTTATTGCCGCATTTACTAACTTTAACTTAGTTGCATTTGGTGTTATAGGGCTTGTTCTGGCTATTGTATATATTCAGCTTAACCCGAAATATAGCAAACCGGCAGTTGCATCAGCTCCTTCAGGAAATGCAAATAACGGTAATGATGATGATTTAGATGACGACCTAGACGACTAA
- the manZ gene encoding PTS mannose transporter subunit IID has protein sequence MKKLTKSDFFWTFIRSNFLQGSWNMERMQALGFCFGMIPIIKKLYTGDERKEALKRHLEFYNTHPFVTAPIIGVVAALEEQKANGKDISDGVINGIKVGMMGPLAGVGDPIFWGTLRPITASLGASFALGGSLFGPILFFVLFNLVRLLVRWYGIKYGYTKGTDIVSDVAGNALQKITEGASILGLFVMGALVNKWTTVNIPVVISTIHKQDGTTVVTTVQTILNQLMPGLIPLLLTFLCIKLMKKKVNPIWIIFGLFAVGILGYWTGILGK, from the coding sequence ATGAAAAAATTAACTAAAAGTGACTTTTTTTGGACTTTTATTCGTTCTAATTTTTTGCAAGGTTCGTGGAACATGGAACGTATGCAGGCTTTAGGGTTCTGTTTTGGTATGATACCAATAATCAAGAAGTTATATACTGGTGATGAAAGAAAAGAAGCACTGAAAAGACATCTGGAATTTTATAATACTCATCCTTTTGTTACAGCACCAATCATTGGTGTAGTAGCAGCATTGGAAGAACAAAAGGCAAATGGTAAAGATATCAGCGATGGCGTTATAAATGGTATAAAGGTTGGGATGATGGGACCTTTAGCTGGTGTCGGTGATCCTATCTTCTGGGGAACACTGCGTCCTATCACTGCATCATTAGGAGCTTCCTTTGCTTTGGGCGGCAGTTTATTTGGGCCTATTTTATTCTTTGTCTTGTTTAATCTTGTTCGTCTTTTAGTTCGTTGGTATGGTATTAAATACGGCTATACCAAGGGAACCGATATTGTTTCGGATGTCGCGGGGAATGCCTTGCAAAAAATTACAGAAGGTGCATCAATATTAGGGTTGTTTGTAATGGGAGCCTTAGTTAATAAGTGGACTACAGTAAATATTCCTGTGGTCATATCGACTATACACAAACAGGATGGAACAACTGTTGTTACGACTGTGCAGACTATACTCAACCAATTAATGCCTGGTTTGATTCCTCTGCTTTTGACTTTCTTGTGTATTAAACTCATGAAGAAGAAAGTTAATCCTATCTGGATCATCTTTGGTTTGTTTGCTGTCGGTATATTAGGATATTGGACAGGTATTTTAGGAAAATAA
- a CDS encoding PTS sugar transporter subunit IIA, translated as MLGIIVGTHGHLAEELVNTCAMICGRPDNLETVTLVPGEGPDDLISRYKKAIEKMDADDGVIILNDLFGGSPYNAACRIAAEDEKCGIVTGVSLPMLVEVISYRMAGEGLNVLDAMEKAQKAAAAGVQKFHKSTITVENDDEGDDL; from the coding sequence ATGCTTGGAATTATTGTTGGTACACATGGACATTTAGCTGAAGAATTAGTTAATACCTGTGCTATGATTTGTGGGCGTCCCGATAATTTGGAAACAGTTACATTAGTTCCAGGAGAGGGTCCTGATGATTTAATTAGTAGATACAAAAAGGCCATTGAAAAAATGGATGCAGATGACGGTGTTATCATATTAAATGATTTGTTTGGCGGTAGTCCATACAATGCAGCATGCCGGATAGCGGCAGAAGATGAAAAATGTGGTATTGTGACAGGTGTTAGTTTGCCAATGCTGGTAGAAGTAATAAGCTATCGTATGGCTGGTGAAGGTCTTAACGTCCTTGATGCTATGGAAAAAGCACAGAAAGCAGCTGCAGCAGGTGTACAAAAATTTCACAAGAGTACGATTACGGTTGAAAATGATGATGAAGGAGACGATTTATAA
- a CDS encoding putative DNA modification/repair radical SAM protein, with translation MDIMKKISILADAAKYDVSCSSSGSRRNNTPGGLGNGAYSGICHSWAADGRCISLLKILMTNHCIYNCEYCINRRSNDIERTFLSPEEIVEITIQFYRRNYIEGLFLSSGIIKSPDYTTELLIKTAKILRKRENFNGYIHMKGIPGTDPALIYELGSYVDRMSVNMELPSEQALKLLAPQKTKAAIIKPMQFIHTKLVQHNAEKHLMKYKTSFIPAGQTTQMIVGASNENDRHILKLSESLYKKVSLKRIYYSAYVPVMQGKNLPTLAQPPLLRENRLYQADWLLRYYHFSADEILTEQNPNFDLQLDPKTNWALRNWNIFPLEINTVPYELLLRIPGIGVRSALRIRSARRSSSLSYEELKNIGIVWKRARHFITCRGKYYGAGFQDPMLIREILISKKRQSLFEQFSLFEGQV, from the coding sequence ATGGATATAATGAAAAAAATCAGTATTCTTGCCGATGCCGCCAAATACGATGTATCCTGCTCTTCCAGCGGTTCAAGGCGGAATAACACCCCCGGCGGTCTGGGCAACGGTGCATACAGCGGTATATGCCACAGTTGGGCAGCAGACGGACGATGTATTTCCCTGCTGAAAATACTTATGACCAACCACTGTATATATAATTGTGAATACTGTATCAATCGCCGCAGTAATGATATTGAACGAACTTTTTTATCTCCAGAAGAAATTGTTGAGATCACGATACAATTTTATCGCCGCAATTATATAGAAGGTCTTTTTCTCAGTTCTGGTATTATAAAATCACCAGATTATACTACCGAATTATTAATCAAGACAGCTAAAATACTGCGAAAACGAGAAAATTTCAATGGCTACATACATATGAAAGGCATTCCCGGCACAGATCCGGCTCTTATTTATGAATTAGGCAGTTATGTAGATCGCATGAGTGTCAATATGGAGCTTCCCTCAGAACAAGCTTTAAAATTACTGGCTCCACAAAAAACAAAAGCTGCTATCATTAAACCAATGCAATTCATCCATACTAAATTAGTCCAGCACAATGCAGAAAAACACTTAATGAAATACAAAACTTCCTTTATTCCTGCCGGACAGACCACTCAGATGATCGTTGGTGCCAGTAATGAAAATGATAGACATATATTAAAACTCAGCGAAAGCCTTTATAAAAAAGTTTCCCTAAAAAGAATATATTATTCAGCTTACGTCCCTGTTATGCAAGGGAAAAACCTGCCTACACTGGCTCAACCGCCTTTACTACGTGAAAACAGGCTTTATCAGGCAGACTGGCTGCTGCGTTATTATCATTTTTCTGCCGATGAGATCCTGACTGAACAAAATCCCAATTTTGATCTTCAGCTTGATCCCAAAACGAACTGGGCTTTGCGTAATTGGAATATTTTCCCTCTGGAAATAAACACTGTTCCTTACGAGCTTCTTTTAAGGATTCCCGGTATCGGAGTCCGCTCAGCTCTCAGAATAAGATCAGCCCGCCGCAGTTCTTCACTATCATATGAAGAATTAAAAAATATTGGCATTGTATGGAAAAGAGCTCGCCATTTTATAACCTGCCGGGGAAAATACTATGGAGCAGGTTTTCAGGACCCTATGCTTATACGGGAAATACTAATATCAAAAAAACGCCAATCATTATTTGAACAATTCAGTCTTTTTGAAGGGCAGGTATAA
- a CDS encoding potassium channel family protein, whose translation MKLKSDDKQFAVIGLGRFGSNMAVSLYKMGYDVLAIDKNMKKVQDFSNEFTHVVQADSTDENALRELGILNFDVVVVAIGEDVEANIMTTLQLKEIGVKYIVSMARNPLQIKVLEKIGADRVVAPERDMAQRVAYNLASTNVMDYIELSDEFSIAELTVPKAFVDKTLVESNVRAKYNINVVAIKRGEQLIISPLPTEKMHENDVVVVVGDNENINGLEKLK comes from the coding sequence GTGAAGCTGAAAAGCGATGATAAACAATTTGCTGTTATCGGATTAGGCCGGTTTGGGTCTAATATGGCAGTATCACTTTATAAGATGGGTTATGATGTTTTAGCTATTGATAAAAATATGAAAAAGGTACAGGATTTCAGCAATGAATTTACTCATGTGGTACAGGCTGACTCAACAGATGAGAATGCCCTGCGTGAATTGGGAATATTAAATTTTGATGTGGTTGTAGTGGCGATAGGGGAAGATGTAGAAGCCAATATAATGACTACACTGCAGCTAAAAGAAATAGGGGTTAAATATATAGTTTCTATGGCCAGGAATCCATTACAGATAAAAGTCTTGGAAAAAATAGGAGCGGACAGAGTAGTGGCACCGGAGCGTGATATGGCACAGCGTGTAGCTTATAATCTGGCTTCAACTAATGTAATGGATTATATAGAACTTTCTGATGAATTTAGTATTGCAGAATTGACAGTGCCAAAGGCATTTGTTGATAAGACTTTGGTTGAGTCTAATGTAAGGGCAAAATATAATATAAATGTAGTGGCAATAAAACGAGGAGAACAACTTATTATTTCTCCTCTGCCAACGGAGAAAATGCATGAGAATGATGTAGTGGTAGTAGTTGGTGATAATGAAAACATTAATGGATTAGAAAAACTTAAATAG